Proteins encoded in a region of the Pseudochaenichthys georgianus chromosome 20, fPseGeo1.2, whole genome shotgun sequence genome:
- the LOC117465583 gene encoding LOW QUALITY PROTEIN: suppressor of tumorigenicity 14 protein homolog (The sequence of the model RefSeq protein was modified relative to this genomic sequence to represent the inferred CDS: inserted 1 base in 1 codon; deleted 4 bases in 3 codons; substituted 1 base at 1 genomic stop codon) → MRTLPNSKTCEVYCVSGHGLSGCSAAQGELKEPTQPLSPPTKPKDRAEGGKAPASWRRWMFGVLPLLPLAAAIALTLHFVASPPSSVFFLGGSVEFPNLSFTSELTDSSSPQFRLQAQALNHYFSELYESSPCSSYYVNSGITAFSEGAEGLNVFYWSKFSAPDDVAVEIRRSGPERFQRRLPGRNKVQQDSRNEQRYYMEQDDDMLHLLGLDPDDFEVDEKSDKSKNPNSFQSGKWQLGFQAMSFDLYAKHGNNRTLSLVNPKKPYYQWRLRVPSGHVVHLVVLTLHGATPGSCTAHKLSAYDFLLPLQNKIIARWCGLPISRSSPVMKLTSSGNVMLVTFSFSRQRDGAIFKAYFQAIPKAGCGGSISSWNGSISSPYYPSYYPPPPNIDCAWTLRVNAVAGYLISMTIVMMTSGRLVXWIAEKDWLDIGGGLCNPVSDSSRKRVYSSPVSLHFHSDESLTSQGLLPLLYRALSPEGACPREFRCGDGRCVPLRKVCDRVKDCSDXRDEAKCWQVKMHVGTGQCKPQRSQVWDSEQQLLQTAARRAALTVDVFYHVCTPTRLLSQKSSVVIVTVVVDCKDRSDELNCTRAYFKGCSSSSYKCSNGKCVSKVNPECDGVKDCFDGSDEMRCGCGTRPRKRTKVVGGSDAGAGSWPWQVSLQMDRYGHVCGATLVANRWLISAAHCFQDSDAIKYSDARAWRAYLGMRVMSVGSSGAATRTIRRILLHPQYDQFTSDYDIALLELSAPVFFTDLVQPVCVPASTHSFTTGTNCYVTGWGVLMEDGELASRLQEAPVKIVNRNTCNKLYDDAVTPRMLCAGNLHGGVDACQGDSGGPLVCLERGRRWFLAGIVSWGEGCARQNRPGVYTQVVKFTAWIHQQTKGQV, encoded by the exons ATGAGGACTCTCCCCAACAGCAAAACTTGCGAAGTGTACTGCGTCTCCGGGCATGGACTCTcaggctgctccgctgcacAG GGGGAGTTGAAGGAGCCCACCCAGCCACTGAGCCCCCCCACGAAGCCTAAGGATCGGGCGGAGGGGGGCAAAGCTCCAGCCTCCTGGAGGAGATGGATGTTCGGCGTCCTGCCTTTACTTCCCCTCGCTGCTGCCATTGCACTGACTCTCCACTTCGTAGCAT CTCCACCTTCCTCAGTGTTCTTCCTCGGGGGCAGCGTGGAGTTCCCAAACCTGAGCTTCACCTCGGAGCTGACGGACTCCTCCTCCCCTCAGTTCCGCCTGCAGGCTCAGGCTTTGAACCACTAT TTTTCAGAACTCTACGAGTCCTCGCCGTGTAGCTCTTACTACGTGAACTCAGGGATCACCGCCTTCAG TGAAGGAGCTGAAGGACTGAATGTCTTCTACTGGAGTAAGTTCTCCGCCCCGGACGACGTTGCCGTGGAGATCCGGAGGTCGGGTCCAGAGAGGTTTCAGCGCCGGCTCCCCGGCAGAAACAAGGTGCAGCAGGACAGCCGCAATGAGCAGCGCTACTACATGGAGCAGGACGACGACATGCTCCACCTGCTGG gtttgGACCCTGACGACTTTGAAGTAGATGAAAAATCTGACAAGAGTAAGAATCCAAACAGCTTCCAGAGCGGGAAGTGGCAGCTTGGCTTCCAAG CGATGTCCTTTGACCTCTACGCCAAACACGGCAACAACCGCACCCTGAGCCTGGTGAATCCCAAGAAGCCGTACTACCAGTGGCGTCTCCGCGTGCCCTCGGGTCACGTGGTCCACCTGGTGGTCCTCACGCTGCACGGTGCCACGCCGGGGAGCTGCACCGCCCACAAGCTCTCCGCCTACGACTTCCTACTGCCGTTACAGAACAAGATAATCGCAAG GTGGTGTGGGCTTCCTATTTCCCGTTCGTCTCCCGTCATGAAGCTGACGTCCTCCGGGAACGTGATGTTGGTCACCTTCTCCTTCAGCAGGCAGAGGGACGGAGCCATCTTCAAAGCTTACTTCCAAGCCATCCCAAAAGCAG GCTGTGGAGGCTCCATTTCCTCCTGGAACGGCTCCATTTCCTCCCCATACTAC CCCTCCTATTACCCCCCACCCCCTAACATAGACTGCGCCTGGACTCTCCGGGTGA ACGCCGTTGCAGGATACCTGATCTCCATGACGATCGTGATGATGACATCAGGACGCCTCGTCTGATGGATCGCTGAGAAAGACTGGCTGGACATCGGAGGGGG GCTGTGTAACCCAGTGTCGGACAGCAGCAGGAAGCGGGTGTACTCCTCTCCCGTCTCCCTCCACTTCCATTCAGACGAG TCTCTCACTTCACAAGGGCTTCTTCCCCTGCTCTACCGCGCCCTCTCTCCAGAGGGCG CCTGTCCTCGGGAGTTTCGCTGTGGAGACGGACGCTGCGTCCCTCTGAGGAAGGTG TGTGACAGAGTGAAGGACTGCTCAG GACGAGACGAGGCTAAATGCT GGCAGGTGAAGATGCATGTGGGAACGGGCCAGTGTAAGCCTCAGCGAAGCCAAGTGTGGGATTCAGAGCAGCAACTGTTGCAGACAGCAGCGAGGAGGGCGGCTCTGACGGTTGA TGTTTTTTACCACGTGTGTACCCCAACAAGGTTACTGTCGCAGAAGTCTTCGGTCGTGATTGTGACGGTTGTTGTCGACTGCAAAGACCGCAGCGATGAGCTCAACTGTACCAGAGCGT ACTTTAAaggctgctcctcctcctcgtaCAAGTGTTCCAATGGGAAGTGTGTGAGTAAGGTTAACCCCGAGTGTGACGGAGTAAAAGACTGCTTTGACGGCTCTGATGAAATGCGCTGTG GCTGTGGCACCAGGCCCAGGAAGAGGACTAAGGTCGTGGGGGGCTCTGATGCCGGGGCGGGGTCCTGGCCGTGGCAGGTCAGCCTCCAGATGGATCGATACGGTCACGTCTGTGGAGCCACGCTGGTGGCTAACCGCTGGCTCATCTCTGCAGCTCACTGCTTCCAGGACTCAGACGCCATAAA GTACTCAGACGCCCGTGCGTGGCGGGCCTACCTGGGGATGCGCGTGATGTCTGTAGGGAGCAGCGGCGCAGCCACCAGAACCATCCGCCGCATCCTGCTCCACCCGCAGTACGACCAGTTCACCTCCGACTACGACATCGCCCTCCTGGAGCTCAGCGCCCCCGTCTTCTTCACCGACTTGGTGCAGCCCGTGTGTGTTCCTGCGTCCACACACAGCTTCACAACAGGCACCAACTGCTACGTCACAGGGTGGGGGGTGCTCATGGAGGACG GTGAGCTGGCCTCTCGCTTGCAAGAGGCCCCGGTGAAGATCGTCAACAGGAACACGTGTAACAAGCTGTACGACGACGCTGTCACTCCCAGGATGCTTTGCGCTGGGAACCTGCACGGAGGGGTGGACGCCTGCCAG